The Capsicum annuum cultivar UCD-10X-F1 chromosome 3, UCD10Xv1.1, whole genome shotgun sequence genomic sequence CAGTACCGAAAGTGATAATAAAACTGGTTCCGGTAGGAGTGTTGTCTTGCTTTTCATGGGTTTAGGCTTATTGGTATTTGTCCTTATACTAGCCGTGGCATTGCAGTCCTTAGTTGTGATACGTGTCATAACATGTTGTTTATTATGTTTCGACTATCACACTATTGTATTGTTGCTCCGGGTTTCTTACTTGTAAACTTTGCATTGTTTCCTTGTTAGTTGCTATATTTTCTTCCCAGTTTCTTTCGTCGTTGTACCTGGATTTGCTGCACTTGAGCCGAgagtctttcggaaacagcctctcaACCTCCTCGAggtactctaccctccccagacgaTTTTGCTAGGTGTGTTGTTATTGTATTATTATATAATGCGAACACAATTTGTTGTAAATACAGGAGGGGTAAACCAGgtgaaaatttaatttatcaaaGCGCAGAAGTAGCACCAATCACGTAAACCATGTTTAGGATCTTTCTAAAGTTTTATATCAAGCGCCATATTATTCCAcgatttcaatttttcatttccTAAGCCACATATCCATATGTAATGCATACGGCCTGGCATACTTTCCTGGCCAGATACCCTATGTGATTTATATTCAGCTGGATGCATGGATGATCATTAAAGGGCTGACATTAATTAGCTTTTAACTGGAGTACTAGTAGTAGGAAATTGAGTAGCCAGTTATTACCTGGTCGGTAGGCGGCCAATTTAGAGGGAAATTAATGGTTTTCTGCACAACAACAATCAAATGAACAATCTGAAGACTTTATGGAATTGATGACAAAGATGTCATGTTCACAACAATGTGCcccattttacaaaaaaaaaaaaaaaaaaaagagagtacAATTATGATTTAAAAGCAGGGTGGCCACGATCTATATCCATGCAGGATTTTTCAATGGAGTAACCACAGCCTTCACCTGTAAGTAGTTGTTAAGGCTGTGAATACCCTTTTCCCTGCCCATGCCACTCATCTTGTACCCTCCAAAAGGAATTCCAGCATCAAATACATCATAGCAGTTAATCCACACCGTTCCAGCTCTCAGTCCTCGGGTCAAGGTGTTTGCTGTGTCGATGTTCTTTGTGAAAACTCCTGCTGCTAGACCATAGCGAGTGTTGTTTGCCCTCTTTATTACTTCGCCAATATCCCTGGCAATAGAGTTGATTGGAAAACATTTAGCATGAACTCTTTCTTAAGACTTCTCATATCACGAAGAAAAAGTTGTCCTTGAAGATATATTAGACCCAACTTTAGACATCAGAAATTTTAAGTAGAGCAGAAATGTAACTAGTAAAACATAACAGAAATGTGCTCAGAGTGAAGCTTATGTAAAGATTATCAACTTTCAGCCACGATGGGgagtataattttcaaataaccacCTATCACCACAAAAGTTTCATATCATAACTTACTTGAATTTGAAGACACATTGCACTGGACCAAAAATCTCATCCTGTGCTATTGACATGTCCTCCTGATTCAACCAAAGTGTTAAAGATCAAGTTAAATTGCTTTGTCAAGGAATTTTCAGAAACATTATtttaggaatacactgggtatgttgttgttgtattattttagaAGTTCAGATCAGAAGGAAATCAAGTATATACCTTGACATTTGAGAACACAGTGGGTTGAATAAAGTAGCCTTTGGAACCAATTCTATCACCACCGCATTCAAGGGTAGCAGAGCTGTCACGGCCTTCTCTTATGTACCTCAGAACCTTCTGAAATTGCTCCGAGTCGATCTAAGATGTATAATACAGATATGATATTAGCTTCAGAACACTAAACTTCAAGTTATATGTAAGACATTTACCAAAAATTTTGTCACATAGGAGATGGATACTTTGTAAAATCTTCCCTGCAAGTAGATATTAGATTCTTGCACTTCAAGAACTCACTACCAAATAGAGTTGTTAGATAACGAAACAGAAGAAAAGCCTCCTGGGAGGAGTATTTTTCACTTAATGGACGAGAGAGGCGGACAACAAACCACGCGGTAGTGTTATGGAATTGGGAATAGTATTCATTCTTTAGAAATTAGTCTATGGCCCAACTTTAGATCGCGAAATGCAGAGATGTGTCACATGTGAAAGTTCTAGTTATGAAAGCAGAACATAGACATAATGGGACAAGAAGAGGGAGTACCTGAGGACCTTGTTCAACACCTTTCTTGAAGGGATCGCCAACTACACGTCTCATTGCACGTGCCTTTGCCTTCTCTACAAATTCATCATATACTCGTTCATGTACATAGGTACGAGAACCAGCACAACAGCATTGGCCCTACAGACAGAAAGAACTTTAATCACTTGCTCAATTAAGAGTACTTAATTTTCGAAGAATCTGCCTGACCTGATTAAAGAAGAGTGCAAAATGTGCTAGCTCAACAGCATGATCAATGTCCGCATCCTCGCATATAATGAAAGGTGATTTCCCTCCTAGTTCGAGTGTAACTGGTTTCAGATTGCTTTTGGCAGCCAGTTGAAGAACTGTTTGTCCAGTTTCAGTTGATCCAGTGAAAGCGAGCTGCGGGAATGAAAAGGAAACATGTTAGTGGGGATCAAAATGACAATCAAATATGCATTACATATTTATCCAGATAAAAATCAAGTCAGAGATCCATCATTCCGCGGTTCAGCATAGAAGAAGCTCTCTCTCTTTATCATCTCAGACAAAATGAGCACAGATTCCCTAGAAAgatatttacaacaacaacaacaaacccagtgtattcccacctagtggtgtcaggggggtaagatgtacgcagtccatacttctacctctgatgaagtagaaaggctgtttccgatcccggctcaaggcacgagataccacacaaacacatagtgcagcacagaagcagattacataacataaatacggcacccataagtaatataaagcagaggaaagcaggggaaagcacacagattcgtaatacaacatggaacacggaacacggaatcatgacaagaataaaacccccaccaagtaattccctacactagcgacccgaactggccctaatcctctgccgtaattcccgtcctccagaccttcctatctagggtcatgtcctcggtgagctgtaactgttccatgtcccgcctaaccacctcaccccagtacttcttcggcctacccctaccccgcctaaaaccatccaacgctagcctctcacacctacggaccggggcatgatgcccctcctcttcacgtgtccgaaccatctcaatcgtgcttccgcatcttgcactccactgaagtcacaccaaccttctcccggatagtctcattccgaactctatcccctctagtcagtccacacatccagcgcaacatccgcatttctgccaccttcatttttgggatgtgggagttcttaactggccaacactccgctccatacaacaaggccggacggactaccaccctgtagaatttgcctttaagcttgggcggcaccttcttatcacacagcacccccgacgcgagtttccacttcatccatcccgccccaatacggtgcgagacatcctcgtcaatctcaccgttactctggatcacggacccaagatacttgaacttgtccctcttacatacctcctgagcttccagcttcactactacctcattctcccgcctcacgtcattaaacttgcattccacatactctgtcttgcttctgctcaccctgaaccctttagactcaagagttcgcctccacacctctaatttgtcattcacaccccctcgagtctcatctatcagaactacatcgtctgcaaaaagcatacaccacggcacttccccttgaatacgccgcgtcaacacatccatcaccaacgcaaacaaaaagggactaagagtagatccctgatgcaatcctgtcaggacaatGAAATGCTCCgaatctcctcccgccgtcctcacctgggttttcgctccatcatacatatccttaattactctgatatatgccagcggtaccccactcacctccaagcatctccaaagcacctccctggagactttgtcgtaagccttctccaggtagataaacaccatgtgcagatccttcttcctctccctatactgctccaccaacctccgtaccaggtggattgcctccgtcgtcgaacggccgggcataaatccgaactggttctccaaaatagacactatccgtctcagcctcacctcgaccactctctcccagatcttcatcgagtgactcaataacttaatccccctatagttatcgcaactctgaatgtcccccttattctaaTTCTTATAGAGAGgaatcatggtactccacctccacgcctcgggcatctttgctgtcctgaaaatttcattaaacaatccagtcaaccaccttacaccagcctctccaacgaacttccaaaactccaccggtatttCATCcagccccgtcgccctaccccttcgcatcctgcggacagcctgtctaacctcttctaccttaaaacgtctacaatagctaaaatcccgacactcctctgagtgctccagttcccctaacacaatagctctatccccttcgtcattcaagagcccatgaaaatacgactgtcatCTCTTCTtgatgtggccgtcctccaccaacactctaacGTCCTCCctcttaatgcacctcacctgatcgaggtcacgacccttcctctccctagccttagcgagtctaaacaactttttctcccctcctttctcctgtaaccctgcatacaagctctcaaaagtggCCGTCTTAGACAGTTAATTTGCATGATCATTGCCGTTCGAGGAACCGCCTTAACAAAATGGGAGGGTTGGCAAGACAGTTAATGCTTGACATCACGTATGtaatcaaaaaataagttaagtGACCTTCATCCTTTCTTATTCCAGGAAAATATAAaggacagcccggtgcactaaagttaccgctatgcgcggtgtccggagaagggccccactacaagggtgtatcgtacgcagccttaccttacatttctgccagaggctgtttccaaggcttgaacccgtgacctcctggtcacatggcagcaactttaccagttactccaaggctccccttctatTCCAGGAAAAATATGTAGTTGCAAAAACAAAATCCTAACTACGACATACACATGCTAGATACTCTCCAGTTGAGCTGGTATAGCTATAACACCACAAAGTTAGTTAGTAATTCCCAATTGTTGTCAACCCCCATGTCAACATGCTAATGCagaataaaatatgtaaaacattTAGTCCTCTAGAGTCTAGACCATTAAGGAGCCCACCCATTATCCCAAGCGGAATGTTCCAGCCCTATAAACCATTGATTGCTCTTTCTTGCATAACAGATCGTTAGGTGTTCCAATAAAGCATGGTCACACATCCGAGACCTTCAGAACTCATCTTATAAGCATATTACTACAAATGTTTGAACTCACCCTGGTCCGACCATGATATTATTGTAAGTCGTAATTGGCTTATCATACAGTCACAACATGGTAGCTTCGTGATTGAAAAGAACTAGCTGCTCAGACATGAAAACAGAAACTACGCTACTAATGCACCAAACTGGAAATGTATCGTTAGGTTAAATTCATCCTCCAAACCATTCAGATATAAGTCGCTACAGCAAGTTGCAAAAAAACAGACTTCATTTGTAAAGCAGAGAAGAGTTTCTTTTTCCCTctcaaaaaagacaaaaaagaaaagagtttctcATTGACCTTGTCCACATCCATATGACTAGCAAGTGCTGCACCAGCAGTTGGTCCGAAACCAGAAACAATATTTAGAACACCTGGAGGAAGACCAGCCTGTTAAAAGTCAAAATCCATATGTCAGATACATGGAGTTTGGTCACTTAATCATGCAAGAAGAACAGGAGGCTTTTTAAAGCTATCTGTCCAGCTCAAACATCTTGAATGGATGCAGTCTCACCAAAAATCGGAACAATTATTTTCCTATACAACTGCTGAGAAAATTATGCAATATAGAAGCTTATGCCTCAGTACTAATATACAGTATAAACCAACCTCGTGGAATAATTTTGCAACATAAAGAGCAGTCAGTGGAGTTTGCTCTGCAGTCTTCAGGACAATAGTGTTACCGCATGCTAGGGCAGGGCCAACTTTCCAGGCAAACATAAGAAGGGGAAAGTTCCAAGGAATTATTTGACCAGCAACACCAATTGGTTCATGTAAAATTTGTACATGGTGTGGCCCATCAGCTGGTACGGTTAGACCATGTATTTTGTCTGCCCAACCTatgttttttcaagaaagaaatttTCAAAAGATTGTACATACAACTAGTAAAGTTTAATGAGCAAATATTCCTTGTCTGAAAAGTATCATTACCAGCATAATACCGAAATAGTCTCACAAAAGAAGGTACTTCAGCTTCGGCAGCCTGCAAATATGGCTTGCCATTATCCCATGTTTCTAAAGCTGCAATCTCATCATTGTGTTTCTCCACCAAATCAGCAAACTTTAGCATTATCCGTGACCTTTCCTGAAGAATCACCCCACAGaaataaggaaaatgatttctagaAACTCATAGTTAACAAATAGAGCAGTAGCAAAGCAAAATATATAGTAGAGATAATGTTGTCAAGCTTACATAAGCACTCATTTTGGGCCATGGTCCCTCATCAAATGCCTTGCGAGCAGCAGCCACAGCGCGATTAATATCTTCAGCATCACCTTCAGCAACATTCGCAATGACTTCCCCAGTTCTTGGATCCAAAGTTGGGAATGtttttcctacaaaacatatacacatccAAGTTTTATTACCAGCAGCATTAGATACTAATAAAACCAATAACAAAACTAATGAGTTGAAATTGGTAACAAACACTTACCGGATGCAGAATCAACAAATTGCCCATTAATTAGAAGCTTGGTGATATTAACTTGGACAGGCGGAGTGATTAATTCCTCAACAGCTGCAGCAGTACTAAACCTGTGAATCGGCCTTGCCACACCATGGCTCCTTCCTGATGATTTTCATTAATTAAAAACCATAAGCTTTTACAGCGACTAGTATAAATCACATGTGTCCACCACCCAACATGGCAGTATAGCATGCAGAGGTCCTATGATTGAACCTCACCACCATccattatcaaaaaaaaattccacgTGTTTGACCCATTAAAAAGAATTAGGCCCCCACGTGAGGGGGCATGTTGAGAATACAATTAAATGCTCTCTGATAGCTTAACCTTTTACTTCCTTCGTCCCATATTAGTTGTCCACCTTGCTACAAATAGTTATCTCAAATTACTTGTCCATTTTCAAACCAAAgacaaaattaattaaatttcccaTTTTACCCCTACAATAAATATTCTTTGAAAGCCTAAATAAGTTTATAAATTCCaaaaaatttatctttcaaaggaGTAGATAGAGGATAAATGAGTAAAATTACCCACCTTATTTATGATTTGTTAAGGGCGTACAAAAGGAAAAGTGGACAACTAATCATTGTAGCATACCCCATTTGATCAAGTCAATATGCCTCAATTTCAAAACATATACAGAAACATTCATGTAGATTAGGCACTAGATGCTTTAGCAGATGCAGGGTGTGCCCACAGGCCTCTTTCTGCATTAACTTTCATGGTAAATTGGGAACTAggataaaacatttaaaatttcCTATCCCCCAAAAGTAGAAAGATCAAGACATACAAAATAGTAGTACTAACTGAGACAGTAAAAGAGAAGAAGCTAACAGTTTCTTCACAAAAATGAGTAAAAAGTAGCAGTTCATTAAATACCATGGATACCCTTTTTCAGGCTTCAATTAATTCAAGATCCCAGCAATAAAAGCTTAACAtccttaaagaaagaaaaaagtaaacAGTACACATATAAATCAGAAGTAATCCACCCTGCATCAATAGATTTGAGACACAAACAACCCCAAGAACCACCCTTCTTGCCCTTTAAAGTTAATCTGAGTCAAACCCAACATTAAAGAATCCACCTTTACCATCCTCATCATCAAAGTTACAAGATTTAaatctattattaaaaaaaataaaaacttgcaGCTGATATGGATTAAAAGAGGAAGAAAGGTTGCTACCTAGGGGAGCAGAAGAAGCAGAAGGAAGATAACGGATAGAACGAGAGAGCAAAGAAGAAAGTCTGCGAGCTGCCATGTTTGTTACTGTACCAAGATTCCACAAGTTCTTGAATTGGCTGAGTTGGTGTTGTGGAAGATATATGGTTTATACTATAGGTATAGAAATGATGAGTGACCAACTACTCTGCTAGCTGACAAATGACACTTAATATTCCCATGCGGCATTTTGTGTATTTGGCATCATCCTCCACTTTTTCTGCCTTCGTTTTGGCATTCCTTCACTAAATTCTCACTTTCAAACTACCTTTTCTATTTACCTCTTTTAACTTCCGTTTTTAATAGCCATTTGaacatgaaaattattttattttaattaaaaaataaaattaagatatattttgcaggaaaatttcaaatacaatttttgaattgtgttaagaaaataaaaaattttacttctttttacttttttactcatatttttctgataaaatttcaaaaataactttaatttatatgaTGTTCAAACACAGTTTcaactccaaattcaattttaacTCCAACTCTAACTCGGaaagattttgattttaattGTCAAACGGGCTCTTAATACTTATAGCCTGTTTAgacttatttaataaaaataacgaCTTAGAGCCGGTTTGGATggttcattttaaatatttttaagtcaaaatacTTTTAAATGTTTTGTAGTgattaataaagttaaaaaatatatttaaaataattaacttttaAGTCAAACACACAAATAACAGTCAAGAGCTAtaagttaaaaattttaatttatgtatttaaatttataaagaaaaagcTATAAACTAATCCAAACATATCCATTCCAACTTTTAGAACTCCAATTCCCCCACTAGCATATTCagcacccttttgatattaaataaatcacttttcactttatttaaaaGTTAActttttatcaataaaattttagatcacactttatttttaaagttttatttaagtacattcaaatattaatattatttcaaATATCTTCTGTAAAAGAatatattcaaacataatttcatctttaattttaactctataatttaaaaaaaaaactgaaatctatGACAAAATGACTACTTAAAATTACGTATAAGATTTTTTAAgaatatttaatacatatatcACACGCACCTTTTATGTAAGATtacaaaattatgttttttttttaaatgaaatttcGTTCAGATTAAACTAAAATGCACAAATTTAGACGGATAAAGTAATTTTTATTACCAAAGAGTACTGCTTCTTTTAGGGATTCAATTAGATTGAtggttccttttttttttctcatcaaCGTGTTCGTTTCTTATTTGTGATTCAATTAAATCTAATTAAGTATAAGATTTTTTAAGAATATTTGATACATATATCACACTCTTCTTTTATGTAAGATTacaaaattgtgttgttgttttttaaacaaaactttattcaaattaaaCTAAAAGACATAAATTAAGAAGAATAAAGGAGTAAtttttattgctaaaagagtACAGCTTCTTTTAGGGATTTAATTAGATTGAtggttcctttttttctttcctccTCAACGTGTTCATTTCTTATTTGTgattcaattaatttaaatttacgTTTACAAGATCTACTTGTAGACTAGTGTTCTAAATTATAGTGtgtttacttttctattttgacTATTACTCTTCTAAAAAACGTTGTTGAACAATCCTTTTCAACATCACGACCGTGTATTACTTCTTccgtttcaaaataattaaattattgaaatattttttagaatttaaaataattgaattattcattatttaagataaatgttaaatttttttaaaaaaaaattatatttcattaattaaacTTTTAAGAATAAAGTTTCAATGATATTActaatattttggagtttgaaaaaaataaaaataaaaaaaatatgactaaTTAATAtagtatctttattttttttctttaagataTATGTTATATTCtgataattcaattttaaattaaaatggaggAAAGTATTAAACAATTCCTCATTAGTCTTCACATACTGCATAAGAAAATAATAGGTTTGGTTAGGTCATTCAGAATGCTGCTTTGAAAAGGCCCTGCAAGCGCCTTAATTTCTCTAACACGTGCCCCGAAAAATATCAGTTTCGAATATTTTATTTTACCACATCTTGGAAAAAACGCCCACTCCTAGCAAAGTCAAAAATGGTGATTATCCAAATATGGAGTAATTTCTATGACGAATGCCTTTCTACTCTCTCCGTTTTATAATAAATGTATTGTTTAATTTTgacatataaattaaaaaaaatattaaaaatataaatttaatataattttttatttttaccccaaaaaaataaaaaaattaacattataatactttttcaaaagttaattgattgttaAATTATAAggataatttaaaaaagaaaatccaatgattcatttattttgaaacaacaataaataacccaacaattcacttattctgaaacgAAAAGAGTAATAAATACttcctatataaaaaaaaattatttaatttgacttgatatagagtttaaaaaaataaaaaagatttttaaatcttgtattcttaaatttaagatatatcaaatatataaaaatgtctttcaatattatggttttaaacatgtcatacaaaaaaaattaaaatttaaaattactaaaaaaaattattttttcaaacgAATTAAACAAAAAAAGTACGTTATTCTTTAAAAAACAGAGGGAGTACAATTCAATTGGGGATGAAAAATGGTTCTCTTTTTCCTTTGCAGTTAATAAAAGTTTATTCAGCGATAAAATGCTAAGTCGTTCTTGTATACATTTAGGTATCGTTTAATAGGAAGGAtaagaataattaattttaaaattattttagaagataatttattttatatttaattagaaaaaaatgtaTAAGATAACTcatcttaatattaattattttgagattgtaaatttttattttatctctcCTTAAAAATGGAATAACTAATCTCTCAattattttagaagataatttattttatatttaattagaaaaaaatgtaTAAGATAACTcatcttaatattaattattttgagattgtaaatttttattttatctctcCTTAAAAATGGAATAACTAATCTCTCAATTAGAATAAATTAACTGATTCTAAATAAATTACTTTCCAACAAAACAATCCCCTAATGACATATAATACAGAGACGAATAATTGATGAATTGTTTTTGACATAAAAATTTATTGCAAAGAAATACTATAAGTATGACTAGTTGACAAAATTATttgttactccctccatttcaaaagaAATGAattgttgagttattttttaatatccaaaataaataaattgttcatTCTTTAAAGAGACATGTTAAaagtttttttcaattttatcttttcatttaaTGAGGTTCTTAAGTAGTTCATATTTTCTAGGAGAgtaatttaagaataattaaaaggGTAATAGTGAAAAGTAAGTTACAATTTAtgtcctaaatttttttttcttaaaaggtactcccttcgtcccaaattgagatggcacattgattacaaaaaataattaataacatgactggTTTATCATAGTGcacctattaaatgatgtttacattttaacttgaagaaaaaagtaattaatgcaaagggtaaaacatgagaattttttttttatctcttcttaattaataaaaaagaataagtaaaataggatattaaattagaaaatttgagattaaTAGTTTGGAACGGAAAGAATATGTCATACctcaacaattcaattattttagaattGAGGGTGTACTAACAATCGATTTAGTTGCAGTGAAAGTTTCTGCACCTATTattgaaaataatgaaatcaacTTCGAGGTCTTGTTGCACTCTCGCTCAATTTGACCATATGTTTCTCGTTCCATGGTAGTATTGTTTGGGTCATGATATTTTTCATTCGTTAAAGTTGTTGCATCCTCAACcccatcatttatttatttttttggtcacAAATTCTATCGATGATCAAGTCCCACAGCATTAGTAAGAGTACGTAATTTATGTGTGTGCATCACGTTAATTAATATAACACGATAGGAGAATCAGTTTCTGTAAAAGTAACTATTAACATTATAGTAAATGCAACACTCCAATTTATttacataataaaaatgaacatTGTTGTATTAATGTAATGGTTGGATCTAATAtcttttgaatatataaaaataaataatttaattatattaattatatagaaTAAGCAAATATCTACATACAAATGTGTTAGATGGAATACACGTATTAAGATGGTAGAATACACATACTAAGATTATTGCCCCCGGTATATGCTTATGAAAGTGTCTTCGtcatttttgttcattaaattggTATTCCGttagaatatttaaaaaaaaaaaaattgatatgaaaAGTCAAGTACCTTTTCCAGTATTTCTGTACTTTAGAGCGTGATAGTTGGAATTCAATctaaattatcattttattttaatttttttttttttttggtggacAACATTGACTCATTTGTTTATCGTAGATTTAGTgtccaaaaagttaatcaaatggtcgAGAAAATTACCTCTAAAATATTTGCATGTCTAAATAGATTGATCAGTTGACTATAACTCgtgaaataacataaaatttttgagaGTCGattcataaaacaaaaaaaaaagtatagatGAAGAAATAAACATCACAACTTTAAgtatttttattgaatattttagagaaaaagtatcttccccccctccccctcccaaACTTATCGacacaactcactttagcacttaccCCTCCCAAACTTATCGacacaactcactttagcact encodes the following:
- the LOC107862407 gene encoding benzaldehyde dehydrogenase, mitochondrial, whose protein sequence is MAARRLSSLLSRSIRYLPSASSAPLGRSHGVARPIHRFSTAAAVEELITPPVQVNITKLLINGQFVDSASGKTFPTLDPRTGEVIANVAEGDAEDINRAVAAARKAFDEGPWPKMSAYERSRIMLKFADLVEKHNDEIAALETWDNGKPYLQAAEAEVPSFVRLFRYYAGWADKIHGLTVPADGPHHVQILHEPIGVAGQIIPWNFPLLMFAWKVGPALACGNTIVLKTAEQTPLTALYVAKLFHEAGLPPGVLNIVSGFGPTAGAALASHMDVDKLAFTGSTETGQTVLQLAAKSNLKPVTLELGGKSPFIICEDADIDHAVELAHFALFFNQGQCCCAGSRTYVHERVYDEFVEKAKARAMRRVVGDPFKKGVEQGPQIDSEQFQKVLRYIREGRDSSATLECGGDRIGSKGYFIQPTVFSNVKEDMSIAQDEIFGPVQCVFKFKDIGEVIKRANNTRYGLAAGVFTKNIDTANTLTRGLRAGTVWINCYDVFDAGIPFGGYKMSGMGREKGIHSLNNYLQVKAVVTPLKNPAWI